TCGCCGACGACTCCGGCCTCTGCGTCGACGTCCTCGGCGGCGCCCCCGGCATCTTCTCCGCCCGCTGGGCAGGCCGCCACGGCGACGACGCCGCGAACCTCGCCCTCCTCCTGGCCCAACTCGGCGACATCGACGCCGACACCCACCGAGGCGCCCACTTCGCCTGCGCCGCGGCCCTCGCCCTCCCGGACGGCACGGAGAGGGTGGTCGAAGGCCAGCTGCGCGGTGTCCTCCGCCACACCCCGTCCGGCTCGGGCGGCTTCGGCTACGACCCGATCCTCCAGCCGGAGGGCGAGACGCGCACGTGCGCGGAGCTCTCCGCCGCGGAGAAGAACGCGATCAGCCACCGGGGGAAGGCGTTTCGGGCGCTTGTGCCGGTGGTTCGGGAGTTGTTGGGCTGAGGGTGCGCGTACGTATGACGAAGGCCCGGCTCGCGGGGTGCGCGAGCCGGGCCTTCGGATCCAAGGCTAGTGCGGCCGATGGGATTCGAACCCACATGGGCATGCGCCCAGAGGCACCTAAAACCTCCGCTTATACCATTCAGCAACGGCCGCCAGCTGCCAGTATCGTATCTGGCTGGCAGCTGTGGTGGAACGCGCATCGGCCTACGCC
This Streptomyces sp. NBC_01283 DNA region includes the following protein-coding sequences:
- the rdgB gene encoding RdgB/HAM1 family non-canonical purine NTP pyrophosphatase; this translates as MTRLILATRNNGKITELKAILADAGLTHELVGADAYPEIPDVRETGVTFAENALLKAHALAKATGLPAVADDSGLCVDVLGGAPGIFSARWAGRHGDDAANLALLLAQLGDIDADTHRGAHFACAAALALPDGTERVVEGQLRGVLRHTPSGSGGFGYDPILQPEGETRTCAELSAAEKNAISHRGKAFRALVPVVRELLG